One genomic segment of Falco peregrinus isolate bFalPer1 chromosome 7, bFalPer1.pri, whole genome shotgun sequence includes these proteins:
- the PNLDC1 gene encoding poly(A)-specific ribonuclease PNLDC1 isoform X3, which produces MEVGAAAFERRLPRLRGRVRRAAFLAIDMEFTGLYSTATQNNKPSLFDSPVELYLKARQSIQRFTVTQLGLAIFSNENSNKYVVHSYNFFLFPSTWGVTDVEFALSASSIQFLSHYGFDYNKFLKDGIPYMNEVQEKIFSQHLLAGSWNISRDVLKKAIDEVTCWVGAAEEEETLILQDLSGYQVFEVQLVLRQALQNVWTQPLGDKKVMVKKVSPQHRWLLENSPYDSCRKELILLSARGFTNLFQTLVKAKKPLVGHNMLMDLMHLHDKFYKPLPESYEEFKRNIHNLFPVLIDTKTVTKSVWKKHPFPRVSNLLEIYSVLCSSNLNSKDSACPVITPASDCSRYAEKKCPHEAGYDAFLCGSVLLKSAHLLLCGYTDDAVEVDSSFSRYLPVLAEYLNKVNVIRGGVASINFSGEDAPCQRPPLLVVHVRGWSGLNERQIRQEFKAFCHFDVRRLSKDQFLLLSNKFKHVRRVLRDANHPPRLGVSIYRHWRHSPSISCLLQVSGIVALWSLLAFVLGGAPCCSF; this is translated from the exons ATGGAGGTGGGGGCGGCCGCCTTCGAGCGGCGCCTGCCGCGTCTGCGGGGCCGCGTCCGCCGCGCCGCCTTCCTGG CCATTGATATGGAGTTTACTGGGTTATATTCAACTGCCACCCAAAATAACAAGCCCAG CCTGTTTGATTCCCCTGTGGAACTGTACTTGAAGGCCAGGCAGAGCATTCAGCGCTTCACTGTTACTCAGCTTG GGCTGGCAATATTCTCAAATGAAAATTCGAACAA GTATGTGGTACAttcatacaatttttttctctttccttcaacATGGGGAGTTACGGATGTTGAATTTGCCCTCTCTGCATCTAGCATTCAGTTCCTGTCTCATTATGGCTTTGACTATAATAAG TTCCTCAAAGATGGAATCCCATACATGAATGAGGTACAGGAGAAGATCTTTAGCCAGCATCTCTTAGCGGGTAGCTGGAACATCAGCAG GGATGTGCTGAAGAAAGCTATTGATGAAGTGACCTGTTGGGTGggtgcagcagaggaagaggagactCTGATTCTGCAGGATCTGAGCG GCTATCAGGTGTTTGAAGTTCAGCTGGTTCTGAGACAAGCTCTCCAAAATGTTTGGACACAACCTCTTGGAGACAAGAAG GTAATGGTGAAAAAAGTGAGTCCACAGCATCGTTGGCTTCTGGAGAACTCTCCTTATGACTCCTGCCGGAAGGAGCTCATTCTCCTATCTGCCCGGGGCTTCACTAACCTCTTCCAGACACTTGTTAAAGCCAAGAAG CCCCTGGTGGGACATAACATGCTTATGGACCTTATGCATCTTCATGACAAGTTCTACAAGCCCCTTCCAG aaagctatgaggagtttaaaagaaacattcacAACCTGTTTCCTGTCCTCATAGACACCAAGACTGTAACAAAATCTGTCTGGAAG AAGCATCCATTTCCTCGAGTATCTAACCTTTTGGAGATATATTCAGTTTTGTGTAG CAGCAACCTGAATTCCAAAGATTCAGCATGCCCAGTGATAACTCCTGCAAGTGACTGCTCAAGATATG CTGAGAAGAAATGTCCTCATGAGGCAGGCTATGATGCATTTCTCTGTGGTTCAG TTCTTCTGAAGTCGGCTCATTTGCTACTGTGCGGATACACAGA TGATGCAGTGGAGGTTGATTCTTCTTTCTCTCGATATCTCCCCGTGTTAGCAGAGTATCTGAACAAAGTGAACGTCATCCGAGGTGGTGTTGCTAGCATT AATTTTTCTGGGGAAGATGCTCCCTGTCAGCGTCCGCCTCTCTTGGTTGTCCATGTCCGAGGCTGGTCAGGGCTGAATGAAAGGCAGATTCGCCAAGAGTTTAAAGCATTTTGTCACTTTGATGTGAGACGGCTTTCAAAGGACCAGTTCCTTCTTCTCTCCAATAAATTTAAGCA CGTCAGACGCGTTCTGCGAGATGCTAACCATCCCCCTCGCCTGGGGGTATCCATCTACCGCCACTGGAGACACTCTCCGAGcatcagctgcctgctgca AGTCTCTGGTATTGTGGCACTCTGGTCTCTCTTGGCCTTTGTACTCGGAGGAGCTCCCTGCTGTTCATTCTAA
- the PNLDC1 gene encoding poly(A)-specific ribonuclease PNLDC1 isoform X1 — protein sequence MEVGAAAFERRLPRLRGRVRRAAFLAIDMEFTGLYSTATQNNKPSLFDSPVELYLKARQSIQRFTVTQLGLAIFSNENSNKYVVHSYNFFLFPSTWGVTDVEFALSASSIQFLSHYGFDYNKFLKDGIPYMNEVQEKIFSQHLLAGSWNISSVVNRDVLKKAIDEVTCWVGAAEEEETLILQDLSGYQVFEVQLVLRQALQNVWTQPLGDKKVMVKKVSPQHRWLLENSPYDSCRKELILLSARGFTNLFQTLVKAKKPLVGHNMLMDLMHLHDKFYKPLPESYEEFKRNIHNLFPVLIDTKTVTKSVWKKHPFPRVSNLLEIYSVLCSSNLNSKDSACPVITPASDCSRYAEKKCPHEAGYDAFLCGSVLLKSAHLLLCGYTDDAVEVDSSFSRYLPVLAEYLNKVNVIRGGVASINFSGEDAPCQRPPLLVVHVRGWSGLNERQIRQEFKAFCHFDVRRLSKDQFLLLSNKFKHVRRVLRDANHPPRLGVSIYRHWRHSPSISCLLQVSGIVALWSLLAFVLGGAPCCSF from the exons ATGGAGGTGGGGGCGGCCGCCTTCGAGCGGCGCCTGCCGCGTCTGCGGGGCCGCGTCCGCCGCGCCGCCTTCCTGG CCATTGATATGGAGTTTACTGGGTTATATTCAACTGCCACCCAAAATAACAAGCCCAG CCTGTTTGATTCCCCTGTGGAACTGTACTTGAAGGCCAGGCAGAGCATTCAGCGCTTCACTGTTACTCAGCTTG GGCTGGCAATATTCTCAAATGAAAATTCGAACAA GTATGTGGTACAttcatacaatttttttctctttccttcaacATGGGGAGTTACGGATGTTGAATTTGCCCTCTCTGCATCTAGCATTCAGTTCCTGTCTCATTATGGCTTTGACTATAATAAG TTCCTCAAAGATGGAATCCCATACATGAATGAGGTACAGGAGAAGATCTTTAGCCAGCATCTCTTAGCGGGTAGCTGGAACATCAGCAG TGTTGTGAACAGGGATGTGCTGAAGAAAGCTATTGATGAAGTGACCTGTTGGGTGggtgcagcagaggaagaggagactCTGATTCTGCAGGATCTGAGCG GCTATCAGGTGTTTGAAGTTCAGCTGGTTCTGAGACAAGCTCTCCAAAATGTTTGGACACAACCTCTTGGAGACAAGAAG GTAATGGTGAAAAAAGTGAGTCCACAGCATCGTTGGCTTCTGGAGAACTCTCCTTATGACTCCTGCCGGAAGGAGCTCATTCTCCTATCTGCCCGGGGCTTCACTAACCTCTTCCAGACACTTGTTAAAGCCAAGAAG CCCCTGGTGGGACATAACATGCTTATGGACCTTATGCATCTTCATGACAAGTTCTACAAGCCCCTTCCAG aaagctatgaggagtttaaaagaaacattcacAACCTGTTTCCTGTCCTCATAGACACCAAGACTGTAACAAAATCTGTCTGGAAG AAGCATCCATTTCCTCGAGTATCTAACCTTTTGGAGATATATTCAGTTTTGTGTAG CAGCAACCTGAATTCCAAAGATTCAGCATGCCCAGTGATAACTCCTGCAAGTGACTGCTCAAGATATG CTGAGAAGAAATGTCCTCATGAGGCAGGCTATGATGCATTTCTCTGTGGTTCAG TTCTTCTGAAGTCGGCTCATTTGCTACTGTGCGGATACACAGA TGATGCAGTGGAGGTTGATTCTTCTTTCTCTCGATATCTCCCCGTGTTAGCAGAGTATCTGAACAAAGTGAACGTCATCCGAGGTGGTGTTGCTAGCATT AATTTTTCTGGGGAAGATGCTCCCTGTCAGCGTCCGCCTCTCTTGGTTGTCCATGTCCGAGGCTGGTCAGGGCTGAATGAAAGGCAGATTCGCCAAGAGTTTAAAGCATTTTGTCACTTTGATGTGAGACGGCTTTCAAAGGACCAGTTCCTTCTTCTCTCCAATAAATTTAAGCA CGTCAGACGCGTTCTGCGAGATGCTAACCATCCCCCTCGCCTGGGGGTATCCATCTACCGCCACTGGAGACACTCTCCGAGcatcagctgcctgctgca AGTCTCTGGTATTGTGGCACTCTGGTCTCTCTTGGCCTTTGTACTCGGAGGAGCTCCCTGCTGTTCATTCTAA
- the PNLDC1 gene encoding poly(A)-specific ribonuclease PNLDC1 isoform X4 — protein MEVGAAAFERRLPRLRGRVRRAAFLAIDMEFTGLYSTATQNNKPSLFDSPVELYLKARQSIQRFTVTQLGLAIFSNENSNKYVVHSYNFFLFPSTWGVTDVEFALSASSIQFLSHYGFDYNKFLKDGIPYMNEVQEKIFSQHLLAGSWNISSVVNRDVLKKAIDEVTCWVGAAEEEETLILQDLSGYQVFEVQLVLRQALQNVWTQPLGDKKVMVKKVSPQHRWLLENSPYDSCRKELILLSARGFTNLFQTLVKAKKPLVGHNMLMDLMHLHDKFYKPLPESYEEFKRNIHNLFPVLIDTKTVTKSVWKKHPFPRVSNLLEIYSVLCSSNLNSKDSACPVITPASDCSRYVLLKSAHLLLCGYTDDAVEVDSSFSRYLPVLAEYLNKVNVIRGGVASINFSGEDAPCQRPPLLVVHVRGWSGLNERQIRQEFKAFCHFDVRRLSKDQFLLLSNKFKHVRRVLRDANHPPRLGVSIYRHWRHSPSISCLLQVSGIVALWSLLAFVLGGAPCCSF, from the exons ATGGAGGTGGGGGCGGCCGCCTTCGAGCGGCGCCTGCCGCGTCTGCGGGGCCGCGTCCGCCGCGCCGCCTTCCTGG CCATTGATATGGAGTTTACTGGGTTATATTCAACTGCCACCCAAAATAACAAGCCCAG CCTGTTTGATTCCCCTGTGGAACTGTACTTGAAGGCCAGGCAGAGCATTCAGCGCTTCACTGTTACTCAGCTTG GGCTGGCAATATTCTCAAATGAAAATTCGAACAA GTATGTGGTACAttcatacaatttttttctctttccttcaacATGGGGAGTTACGGATGTTGAATTTGCCCTCTCTGCATCTAGCATTCAGTTCCTGTCTCATTATGGCTTTGACTATAATAAG TTCCTCAAAGATGGAATCCCATACATGAATGAGGTACAGGAGAAGATCTTTAGCCAGCATCTCTTAGCGGGTAGCTGGAACATCAGCAG TGTTGTGAACAGGGATGTGCTGAAGAAAGCTATTGATGAAGTGACCTGTTGGGTGggtgcagcagaggaagaggagactCTGATTCTGCAGGATCTGAGCG GCTATCAGGTGTTTGAAGTTCAGCTGGTTCTGAGACAAGCTCTCCAAAATGTTTGGACACAACCTCTTGGAGACAAGAAG GTAATGGTGAAAAAAGTGAGTCCACAGCATCGTTGGCTTCTGGAGAACTCTCCTTATGACTCCTGCCGGAAGGAGCTCATTCTCCTATCTGCCCGGGGCTTCACTAACCTCTTCCAGACACTTGTTAAAGCCAAGAAG CCCCTGGTGGGACATAACATGCTTATGGACCTTATGCATCTTCATGACAAGTTCTACAAGCCCCTTCCAG aaagctatgaggagtttaaaagaaacattcacAACCTGTTTCCTGTCCTCATAGACACCAAGACTGTAACAAAATCTGTCTGGAAG AAGCATCCATTTCCTCGAGTATCTAACCTTTTGGAGATATATTCAGTTTTGTGTAG CAGCAACCTGAATTCCAAAGATTCAGCATGCCCAGTGATAACTCCTGCAAGTGACTGCTCAAGATATG TTCTTCTGAAGTCGGCTCATTTGCTACTGTGCGGATACACAGA TGATGCAGTGGAGGTTGATTCTTCTTTCTCTCGATATCTCCCCGTGTTAGCAGAGTATCTGAACAAAGTGAACGTCATCCGAGGTGGTGTTGCTAGCATT AATTTTTCTGGGGAAGATGCTCCCTGTCAGCGTCCGCCTCTCTTGGTTGTCCATGTCCGAGGCTGGTCAGGGCTGAATGAAAGGCAGATTCGCCAAGAGTTTAAAGCATTTTGTCACTTTGATGTGAGACGGCTTTCAAAGGACCAGTTCCTTCTTCTCTCCAATAAATTTAAGCA CGTCAGACGCGTTCTGCGAGATGCTAACCATCCCCCTCGCCTGGGGGTATCCATCTACCGCCACTGGAGACACTCTCCGAGcatcagctgcctgctgca AGTCTCTGGTATTGTGGCACTCTGGTCTCTCTTGGCCTTTGTACTCGGAGGAGCTCCCTGCTGTTCATTCTAA
- the PNLDC1 gene encoding poly(A)-specific ribonuclease PNLDC1 isoform X2, translating into MEVGAAAFERRLPRLRGRVRRAAFLAIDMEFTGLYSTATQNNKPSLFDSPVELYLKARQSIQRFTVTQLGLAIFSNENSNKYVVHSYNFFLFPSTWGVTDVEFALSASSIQFLSHYGFDYNKFLKDGIPYMNEVQEKIFSQHLLAGSWNISSVVNRDVLKKAIDEVTCWVGAAEEEETLILQDLSGYQVFEVQLVLRQALQNVWTQPLGDKKVMVKKVSPQHRWLLENSPYDSCRKELILLSARGFTNLFQTLVKAKKPLVGHNMLMDLMHLHDKFYKPLPESYEEFKRNIHNLFPVLIDTKTVTKSVWKKHPFPRVSNLLEIYSVLCSNLNSKDSACPVITPASDCSRYAEKKCPHEAGYDAFLCGSVLLKSAHLLLCGYTDDAVEVDSSFSRYLPVLAEYLNKVNVIRGGVASINFSGEDAPCQRPPLLVVHVRGWSGLNERQIRQEFKAFCHFDVRRLSKDQFLLLSNKFKHVRRVLRDANHPPRLGVSIYRHWRHSPSISCLLQVSGIVALWSLLAFVLGGAPCCSF; encoded by the exons ATGGAGGTGGGGGCGGCCGCCTTCGAGCGGCGCCTGCCGCGTCTGCGGGGCCGCGTCCGCCGCGCCGCCTTCCTGG CCATTGATATGGAGTTTACTGGGTTATATTCAACTGCCACCCAAAATAACAAGCCCAG CCTGTTTGATTCCCCTGTGGAACTGTACTTGAAGGCCAGGCAGAGCATTCAGCGCTTCACTGTTACTCAGCTTG GGCTGGCAATATTCTCAAATGAAAATTCGAACAA GTATGTGGTACAttcatacaatttttttctctttccttcaacATGGGGAGTTACGGATGTTGAATTTGCCCTCTCTGCATCTAGCATTCAGTTCCTGTCTCATTATGGCTTTGACTATAATAAG TTCCTCAAAGATGGAATCCCATACATGAATGAGGTACAGGAGAAGATCTTTAGCCAGCATCTCTTAGCGGGTAGCTGGAACATCAGCAG TGTTGTGAACAGGGATGTGCTGAAGAAAGCTATTGATGAAGTGACCTGTTGGGTGggtgcagcagaggaagaggagactCTGATTCTGCAGGATCTGAGCG GCTATCAGGTGTTTGAAGTTCAGCTGGTTCTGAGACAAGCTCTCCAAAATGTTTGGACACAACCTCTTGGAGACAAGAAG GTAATGGTGAAAAAAGTGAGTCCACAGCATCGTTGGCTTCTGGAGAACTCTCCTTATGACTCCTGCCGGAAGGAGCTCATTCTCCTATCTGCCCGGGGCTTCACTAACCTCTTCCAGACACTTGTTAAAGCCAAGAAG CCCCTGGTGGGACATAACATGCTTATGGACCTTATGCATCTTCATGACAAGTTCTACAAGCCCCTTCCAG aaagctatgaggagtttaaaagaaacattcacAACCTGTTTCCTGTCCTCATAGACACCAAGACTGTAACAAAATCTGTCTGGAAG AAGCATCCATTTCCTCGAGTATCTAACCTTTTGGAGATATATTCAGTTTTGTGTAG CAACCTGAATTCCAAAGATTCAGCATGCCCAGTGATAACTCCTGCAAGTGACTGCTCAAGATATG CTGAGAAGAAATGTCCTCATGAGGCAGGCTATGATGCATTTCTCTGTGGTTCAG TTCTTCTGAAGTCGGCTCATTTGCTACTGTGCGGATACACAGA TGATGCAGTGGAGGTTGATTCTTCTTTCTCTCGATATCTCCCCGTGTTAGCAGAGTATCTGAACAAAGTGAACGTCATCCGAGGTGGTGTTGCTAGCATT AATTTTTCTGGGGAAGATGCTCCCTGTCAGCGTCCGCCTCTCTTGGTTGTCCATGTCCGAGGCTGGTCAGGGCTGAATGAAAGGCAGATTCGCCAAGAGTTTAAAGCATTTTGTCACTTTGATGTGAGACGGCTTTCAAAGGACCAGTTCCTTCTTCTCTCCAATAAATTTAAGCA CGTCAGACGCGTTCTGCGAGATGCTAACCATCCCCCTCGCCTGGGGGTATCCATCTACCGCCACTGGAGACACTCTCCGAGcatcagctgcctgctgca AGTCTCTGGTATTGTGGCACTCTGGTCTCTCTTGGCCTTTGTACTCGGAGGAGCTCCCTGCTGTTCATTCTAA
- the PNLDC1 gene encoding poly(A)-specific ribonuclease PNLDC1 isoform X5 translates to MEVGAAAFERRLPRLRGRVRRAAFLAIDMEFTGLYSTATQNNKPSLFDSPVELYLKARQSIQRFTVTQLGLAIFSNENSNKYVVHSYNFFLFPSTWGVTDVEFALSASSIQFLSHYGFDYNKFLKDGIPYMNEVQEKIFSQHLLAGSWNISSVVNRDVLKKAIDEVTCWVGAAEEEETLILQDLSGYQVFEVQLVLRQALQNVWTQPLGDKKVMVKKVSPQHRWLLENSPYDSCRKELILLSARGFTNLFQTLVKAKKPLVGHNMLMDLMHLHDKFYKPLPESYEEFKRNIHNLFPVLIDTKTVTKSVWKKHPFPRVSNLLEIYSVLCSNLNSKDSACPVITPASDCSRYVLLKSAHLLLCGYTDDAVEVDSSFSRYLPVLAEYLNKVNVIRGGVASINFSGEDAPCQRPPLLVVHVRGWSGLNERQIRQEFKAFCHFDVRRLSKDQFLLLSNKFKHVRRVLRDANHPPRLGVSIYRHWRHSPSISCLLQVSGIVALWSLLAFVLGGAPCCSF, encoded by the exons ATGGAGGTGGGGGCGGCCGCCTTCGAGCGGCGCCTGCCGCGTCTGCGGGGCCGCGTCCGCCGCGCCGCCTTCCTGG CCATTGATATGGAGTTTACTGGGTTATATTCAACTGCCACCCAAAATAACAAGCCCAG CCTGTTTGATTCCCCTGTGGAACTGTACTTGAAGGCCAGGCAGAGCATTCAGCGCTTCACTGTTACTCAGCTTG GGCTGGCAATATTCTCAAATGAAAATTCGAACAA GTATGTGGTACAttcatacaatttttttctctttccttcaacATGGGGAGTTACGGATGTTGAATTTGCCCTCTCTGCATCTAGCATTCAGTTCCTGTCTCATTATGGCTTTGACTATAATAAG TTCCTCAAAGATGGAATCCCATACATGAATGAGGTACAGGAGAAGATCTTTAGCCAGCATCTCTTAGCGGGTAGCTGGAACATCAGCAG TGTTGTGAACAGGGATGTGCTGAAGAAAGCTATTGATGAAGTGACCTGTTGGGTGggtgcagcagaggaagaggagactCTGATTCTGCAGGATCTGAGCG GCTATCAGGTGTTTGAAGTTCAGCTGGTTCTGAGACAAGCTCTCCAAAATGTTTGGACACAACCTCTTGGAGACAAGAAG GTAATGGTGAAAAAAGTGAGTCCACAGCATCGTTGGCTTCTGGAGAACTCTCCTTATGACTCCTGCCGGAAGGAGCTCATTCTCCTATCTGCCCGGGGCTTCACTAACCTCTTCCAGACACTTGTTAAAGCCAAGAAG CCCCTGGTGGGACATAACATGCTTATGGACCTTATGCATCTTCATGACAAGTTCTACAAGCCCCTTCCAG aaagctatgaggagtttaaaagaaacattcacAACCTGTTTCCTGTCCTCATAGACACCAAGACTGTAACAAAATCTGTCTGGAAG AAGCATCCATTTCCTCGAGTATCTAACCTTTTGGAGATATATTCAGTTTTGTGTAG CAACCTGAATTCCAAAGATTCAGCATGCCCAGTGATAACTCCTGCAAGTGACTGCTCAAGATATG TTCTTCTGAAGTCGGCTCATTTGCTACTGTGCGGATACACAGA TGATGCAGTGGAGGTTGATTCTTCTTTCTCTCGATATCTCCCCGTGTTAGCAGAGTATCTGAACAAAGTGAACGTCATCCGAGGTGGTGTTGCTAGCATT AATTTTTCTGGGGAAGATGCTCCCTGTCAGCGTCCGCCTCTCTTGGTTGTCCATGTCCGAGGCTGGTCAGGGCTGAATGAAAGGCAGATTCGCCAAGAGTTTAAAGCATTTTGTCACTTTGATGTGAGACGGCTTTCAAAGGACCAGTTCCTTCTTCTCTCCAATAAATTTAAGCA CGTCAGACGCGTTCTGCGAGATGCTAACCATCCCCCTCGCCTGGGGGTATCCATCTACCGCCACTGGAGACACTCTCCGAGcatcagctgcctgctgca AGTCTCTGGTATTGTGGCACTCTGGTCTCTCTTGGCCTTTGTACTCGGAGGAGCTCCCTGCTGTTCATTCTAA
- the PNLDC1 gene encoding poly(A)-specific ribonuclease PNLDC1 isoform X6, with amino-acid sequence MEFTGLYSTATQNNKPSLFDSPVELYLKARQSIQRFTVTQLGLAIFSNENSNKYVVHSYNFFLFPSTWGVTDVEFALSASSIQFLSHYGFDYNKFLKDGIPYMNEVQEKIFSQHLLAGSWNISSVVNRDVLKKAIDEVTCWVGAAEEEETLILQDLSGYQVFEVQLVLRQALQNVWTQPLGDKKVMVKKVSPQHRWLLENSPYDSCRKELILLSARGFTNLFQTLVKAKKPLVGHNMLMDLMHLHDKFYKPLPESYEEFKRNIHNLFPVLIDTKTVTKSVWKKHPFPRVSNLLEIYSVLCSSNLNSKDSACPVITPASDCSRYAEKKCPHEAGYDAFLCGSVLLKSAHLLLCGYTDDAVEVDSSFSRYLPVLAEYLNKVNVIRGGVASINFSGEDAPCQRPPLLVVHVRGWSGLNERQIRQEFKAFCHFDVRRLSKDQFLLLSNKFKHVRRVLRDANHPPRLGVSIYRHWRHSPSISCLLQVSGIVALWSLLAFVLGGAPCCSF; translated from the exons ATGGAGTTTACTGGGTTATATTCAACTGCCACCCAAAATAACAAGCCCAG CCTGTTTGATTCCCCTGTGGAACTGTACTTGAAGGCCAGGCAGAGCATTCAGCGCTTCACTGTTACTCAGCTTG GGCTGGCAATATTCTCAAATGAAAATTCGAACAA GTATGTGGTACAttcatacaatttttttctctttccttcaacATGGGGAGTTACGGATGTTGAATTTGCCCTCTCTGCATCTAGCATTCAGTTCCTGTCTCATTATGGCTTTGACTATAATAAG TTCCTCAAAGATGGAATCCCATACATGAATGAGGTACAGGAGAAGATCTTTAGCCAGCATCTCTTAGCGGGTAGCTGGAACATCAGCAG TGTTGTGAACAGGGATGTGCTGAAGAAAGCTATTGATGAAGTGACCTGTTGGGTGggtgcagcagaggaagaggagactCTGATTCTGCAGGATCTGAGCG GCTATCAGGTGTTTGAAGTTCAGCTGGTTCTGAGACAAGCTCTCCAAAATGTTTGGACACAACCTCTTGGAGACAAGAAG GTAATGGTGAAAAAAGTGAGTCCACAGCATCGTTGGCTTCTGGAGAACTCTCCTTATGACTCCTGCCGGAAGGAGCTCATTCTCCTATCTGCCCGGGGCTTCACTAACCTCTTCCAGACACTTGTTAAAGCCAAGAAG CCCCTGGTGGGACATAACATGCTTATGGACCTTATGCATCTTCATGACAAGTTCTACAAGCCCCTTCCAG aaagctatgaggagtttaaaagaaacattcacAACCTGTTTCCTGTCCTCATAGACACCAAGACTGTAACAAAATCTGTCTGGAAG AAGCATCCATTTCCTCGAGTATCTAACCTTTTGGAGATATATTCAGTTTTGTGTAG CAGCAACCTGAATTCCAAAGATTCAGCATGCCCAGTGATAACTCCTGCAAGTGACTGCTCAAGATATG CTGAGAAGAAATGTCCTCATGAGGCAGGCTATGATGCATTTCTCTGTGGTTCAG TTCTTCTGAAGTCGGCTCATTTGCTACTGTGCGGATACACAGA TGATGCAGTGGAGGTTGATTCTTCTTTCTCTCGATATCTCCCCGTGTTAGCAGAGTATCTGAACAAAGTGAACGTCATCCGAGGTGGTGTTGCTAGCATT AATTTTTCTGGGGAAGATGCTCCCTGTCAGCGTCCGCCTCTCTTGGTTGTCCATGTCCGAGGCTGGTCAGGGCTGAATGAAAGGCAGATTCGCCAAGAGTTTAAAGCATTTTGTCACTTTGATGTGAGACGGCTTTCAAAGGACCAGTTCCTTCTTCTCTCCAATAAATTTAAGCA CGTCAGACGCGTTCTGCGAGATGCTAACCATCCCCCTCGCCTGGGGGTATCCATCTACCGCCACTGGAGACACTCTCCGAGcatcagctgcctgctgca AGTCTCTGGTATTGTGGCACTCTGGTCTCTCTTGGCCTTTGTACTCGGAGGAGCTCCCTGCTGTTCATTCTAA
- the PNLDC1 gene encoding poly(A)-specific ribonuclease PNLDC1 isoform X7 produces MKIRTITDVEFALSASSIQFLSHYGFDYNKFLKDGIPYMNEVQEKIFSQHLLAGSWNISSVVNRDVLKKAIDEVTCWVGAAEEEETLILQDLSGYQVFEVQLVLRQALQNVWTQPLGDKKVMVKKVSPQHRWLLENSPYDSCRKELILLSARGFTNLFQTLVKAKKPLVGHNMLMDLMHLHDKFYKPLPESYEEFKRNIHNLFPVLIDTKTVTKSVWKKHPFPRVSNLLEIYSVLCSSNLNSKDSACPVITPASDCSRYAEKKCPHEAGYDAFLCGSVLLKSAHLLLCGYTDDAVEVDSSFSRYLPVLAEYLNKVNVIRGGVASINFSGEDAPCQRPPLLVVHVRGWSGLNERQIRQEFKAFCHFDVRRLSKDQFLLLSNKFKHVRRVLRDANHPPRLGVSIYRHWRHSPSISCLLQVSGIVALWSLLAFVLGGAPCCSF; encoded by the exons ATGAAAATTCGAACAA TTACGGATGTTGAATTTGCCCTCTCTGCATCTAGCATTCAGTTCCTGTCTCATTATGGCTTTGACTATAATAAG TTCCTCAAAGATGGAATCCCATACATGAATGAGGTACAGGAGAAGATCTTTAGCCAGCATCTCTTAGCGGGTAGCTGGAACATCAGCAG TGTTGTGAACAGGGATGTGCTGAAGAAAGCTATTGATGAAGTGACCTGTTGGGTGggtgcagcagaggaagaggagactCTGATTCTGCAGGATCTGAGCG GCTATCAGGTGTTTGAAGTTCAGCTGGTTCTGAGACAAGCTCTCCAAAATGTTTGGACACAACCTCTTGGAGACAAGAAG GTAATGGTGAAAAAAGTGAGTCCACAGCATCGTTGGCTTCTGGAGAACTCTCCTTATGACTCCTGCCGGAAGGAGCTCATTCTCCTATCTGCCCGGGGCTTCACTAACCTCTTCCAGACACTTGTTAAAGCCAAGAAG CCCCTGGTGGGACATAACATGCTTATGGACCTTATGCATCTTCATGACAAGTTCTACAAGCCCCTTCCAG aaagctatgaggagtttaaaagaaacattcacAACCTGTTTCCTGTCCTCATAGACACCAAGACTGTAACAAAATCTGTCTGGAAG AAGCATCCATTTCCTCGAGTATCTAACCTTTTGGAGATATATTCAGTTTTGTGTAG CAGCAACCTGAATTCCAAAGATTCAGCATGCCCAGTGATAACTCCTGCAAGTGACTGCTCAAGATATG CTGAGAAGAAATGTCCTCATGAGGCAGGCTATGATGCATTTCTCTGTGGTTCAG TTCTTCTGAAGTCGGCTCATTTGCTACTGTGCGGATACACAGA TGATGCAGTGGAGGTTGATTCTTCTTTCTCTCGATATCTCCCCGTGTTAGCAGAGTATCTGAACAAAGTGAACGTCATCCGAGGTGGTGTTGCTAGCATT AATTTTTCTGGGGAAGATGCTCCCTGTCAGCGTCCGCCTCTCTTGGTTGTCCATGTCCGAGGCTGGTCAGGGCTGAATGAAAGGCAGATTCGCCAAGAGTTTAAAGCATTTTGTCACTTTGATGTGAGACGGCTTTCAAAGGACCAGTTCCTTCTTCTCTCCAATAAATTTAAGCA CGTCAGACGCGTTCTGCGAGATGCTAACCATCCCCCTCGCCTGGGGGTATCCATCTACCGCCACTGGAGACACTCTCCGAGcatcagctgcctgctgca AGTCTCTGGTATTGTGGCACTCTGGTCTCTCTTGGCCTTTGTACTCGGAGGAGCTCCCTGCTGTTCATTCTAA